One region of Chlorobiota bacterium genomic DNA includes:
- a CDS encoding amidohydrolase has translation MKIDIHTHILPERWPDLRERYGYGGWVRMEHHKPCCGTMMIDDRFFREVEQNCWDPSTRMAECDGDHVDVQVLSTVPVMFSYWARPEHALDLSMLLNDHIAGIVAQHPQRFVGLGTIPMQSPELAVKELERCVKELGMRGVQIGSHVNEWNLDEPALFAIYEAAQDLDAAIFVHPWDMMAKEKMPRYWLPWLVGMPAETSLAICSIMFGGVLDRFPALRFCFAHGGGSFPATIGRIEHGFHVRPDLVQVNTQTEPREYLRRLYFDSLVHDPAVLRYMLGLFTADRIMLGSDYPFPLGEHHPGELIESMTDLTPEIRERLLSGTALEFLGLEREAFLRAEIASQ, from the coding sequence ATGAAAATAGATATCCACACCCACATCCTTCCCGAACGTTGGCCCGACCTTCGCGAGCGGTACGGCTACGGAGGATGGGTGCGAATGGAGCACCACAAACCATGCTGCGGAACAATGATGATTGATGACCGTTTCTTCCGCGAGGTGGAGCAAAATTGTTGGGACCCGAGCACGCGAATGGCAGAATGCGATGGCGACCACGTGGACGTTCAGGTTCTTTCCACCGTGCCGGTGATGTTCAGTTATTGGGCGCGCCCGGAACACGCGCTGGACCTTTCCATGCTGCTGAACGACCACATTGCGGGAATCGTGGCCCAGCACCCGCAGCGGTTTGTGGGGCTGGGAACAATTCCGATGCAATCGCCAGAGTTGGCGGTGAAGGAGCTTGAGCGGTGCGTGAAAGAATTAGGGATGCGGGGGGTGCAAATCGGCTCGCACGTGAACGAATGGAACCTTGATGAACCAGCACTGTTTGCCATCTACGAGGCAGCGCAAGATTTGGACGCGGCAATTTTTGTGCACCCGTGGGACATGATGGCAAAAGAGAAAATGCCCCGTTACTGGCTCCCCTGGTTGGTGGGAATGCCGGCGGAGACATCGCTGGCAATTTGCTCGATCATGTTCGGCGGCGTGCTGGACCGTTTCCCCGCACTCCGTTTTTGTTTTGCGCACGGCGGGGGATCGTTTCCGGCAACAATTGGGCGGATTGAGCATGGGTTCCACGTCCGCCCGGACCTTGTGCAGGTGAACACGCAAACGGAGCCACGCGAATATCTCCGCCGCCTTTATTTCGATTCGCTGGTGCACGATCCGGCAGTGCTGCGGTATATGCTGGGATTATTCACCGCCGACCGAATTATGCTTGGCTCCGATTATCCCTTCCCCCTTGGCGAGCATCACCCGGGGGAATTAATTGAATCCATGACGGATTTAACGCCAGAAATTCGGGAGCGTTTATTAAGCGGAACGGCGTTGGAGTTTTTGGGCTTGGAGCGCGAGGCGTTTCTTCGCGCGGAAATTGCAAGCCAGTAA
- a CDS encoding GNAT family N-acetyltransferase, with the protein MAMFYDYLSESLQEFIAEQHIFFVATAPTTGRVSLSPKGINTFRCLDATTVMWLDLTGSGNETAAHVRQNGRVTVMFCSFTKIPRILRLYGNARVIQPTDAEWGTHSSQFPSLPGIRQIFLLNIQQVQTSCGFGVPLMEFRQEREMLAEWAKKKGEEGLIEYRQLKNSFSIDGIPADGGIIPGNNSIQWHRRRFDDITARELYDVMNLRQRVFTIEQNCIYLDADYLDIHADHLLGKNGTGELIAYLRIVHPGKKYAEPSIGRVITAPEARRIGLGKELMEQGMAWIAEKHPNQGVRISAQHHLERFYMGFGFRVIGEPYDEDGIPHVEMVSHALTT; encoded by the coding sequence ATGGCCATGTTTTACGATTATCTCAGTGAATCGCTGCAAGAGTTCATCGCCGAGCAGCACATTTTTTTTGTTGCCACCGCACCAACCACTGGGCGCGTAAGCCTTTCGCCAAAAGGGATAAACACGTTTCGTTGCCTTGATGCCACAACGGTGATGTGGCTGGATTTAACCGGCAGCGGGAACGAAACAGCAGCGCACGTTCGCCAAAACGGGCGCGTGACGGTGATGTTTTGCAGCTTCACAAAAATTCCACGGATACTGCGGTTGTACGGCAATGCAAGGGTTATCCAACCAACCGATGCTGAATGGGGAACGCATAGTTCGCAGTTTCCTTCCCTTCCTGGAATTCGCCAGATTTTTTTGTTGAATATCCAACAAGTTCAGACCTCATGCGGGTTTGGCGTTCCGTTGATGGAGTTTCGGCAGGAGCGGGAGATGTTAGCGGAGTGGGCAAAGAAAAAAGGGGAAGAGGGGTTAATCGAATATCGTCAACTGAAAAACAGTTTCAGCATTGACGGGATTCCGGCAGATGGCGGCATTATCCCGGGAAACAATTCGATTCAGTGGCATCGCCGCCGTTTCGATGATATAACGGCTCGCGAACTCTATGATGTTATGAATTTACGGCAGCGGGTTTTCACCATCGAGCAAAACTGCATCTATCTGGATGCCGATTATCTGGATATTCATGCAGATCATCTGTTAGGAAAGAACGGGACAGGAGAATTAATCGCCTATTTACGAATTGTACACCCTGGAAAAAAGTATGCGGAGCCATCAATCGGTCGGGTAATCACCGCACCGGAAGCACGCAGGATAGGGTTAGGGAAAGAATTGATGGAGCAAGGAATGGCATGGATTGCGGAAAAACATCCAAATCAAGGAGTAAGAATTTCTGCACAGCATCATTTAGAAAGATTTTACATGGGATTTGGATTCAGAGTGATTGGCGAGCCGTATGATGAGGATGGGATTCCGCATGTGGAGATGGTAAGTCATGCATTGACTACCTAG
- a CDS encoding phosphotransferase has protein sequence MNESGKKSDQTLTFGLHYGNRRFASVAAKQWLGDADSIEHISDSGNSVYRFRRSGLPLILRLTDPGYRSAAENLAELRFIRHLAESGVRVATPVLSANNNWIEEAWCGEGMLLASAFTVAQGQRVGPDSPHWGTEFFRDWGRTMGAIHHAATTFPTTEAEGRWRWHDEVFLREAERLIPADDTESLRELEAVLHRLHTLPTTPDLFGMTHADFGPQNFHFSIPHGITAFDFGNCCRHWFISDLAIAATLFRNHPSRKEVRDTLVAGYREAFPIAEEMLQEFGWFIRLRALYVYLSRLMKFGPNPSPQEEEILHNFRAWVHQRDGW, from the coding sequence GTGAACGAGAGCGGAAAAAAGAGCGATCAGACACTCACGTTTGGCCTTCATTACGGCAACCGTCGGTTTGCTTCGGTGGCGGCCAAGCAGTGGCTGGGGGATGCCGACTCCATTGAGCATATCAGCGATTCCGGGAACTCCGTCTATCGCTTCCGCCGCAGCGGGCTTCCCCTAATTCTGCGGCTGACCGATCCTGGGTATCGCTCCGCAGCCGAAAATTTGGCGGAGCTTCGGTTTATCCGCCACCTTGCGGAATCGGGGGTCCGGGTTGCCACGCCGGTGCTTTCGGCCAACAACAATTGGATTGAGGAAGCATGGTGTGGCGAAGGGATGTTGCTGGCCTCGGCGTTCACCGTGGCGCAGGGCCAGCGGGTCGGGCCAGATTCGCCACACTGGGGGACGGAGTTTTTCCGCGATTGGGGAAGGACGATGGGCGCGATCCACCACGCCGCAACAACCTTCCCAACCACGGAAGCCGAAGGCCGCTGGCGTTGGCACGATGAAGTTTTTTTGCGAGAAGCCGAGCGACTGATCCCAGCAGACGACACCGAATCGTTGCGGGAATTGGAGGCCGTGCTTCACCGCCTGCACACGCTGCCAACCACTCCCGATCTGTTCGGGATGACCCACGCCGATTTTGGCCCGCAGAATTTCCATTTCAGCATCCCCCACGGTATCACCGCCTTCGACTTTGGGAACTGCTGCCGCCACTGGTTCATCTCCGACTTGGCGATTGCAGCAACGTTGTTCCGCAACCATCCCAGCCGGAAAGAAGTGCGGGACACCCTGGTTGCCGGATACCGCGAAGCCTTCCCAATCGCCGAAGAAATGCTGCAAGAATTTGGGTGGTTTATCCGGCTGCGGGCACTTTACGTGTACCTTTCACGGCTGATGAAATTTGGCCCAAATCCCAGCCCGCAGGAGGAAGAAATCTTGCACAATTTTCGCGCTTGGGTCCACCAGCGCGACGGCTGGTAG
- a CDS encoding nitrile hydratase subunit alpha has translation MSALTIPTIYDWTILPRTIAARAWTDATFKAALLANPNMILSKNINRWPSGISFTILEDQESTRHLILPHKKAQFASWTREQLMDTAMYESEADMSLCDVIPAVVLIEAWFNPTFKSSLLSNANSALSSLGINTGGYTYQVTENTSTNYHLVLPKSPSDGNSTS, from the coding sequence ATGTCAGCCTTAACGATCCCTACGATCTATGATTGGACAATTCTGCCAAGGACTATTGCTGCTCGTGCATGGACAGATGCAACCTTTAAAGCAGCACTGCTTGCTAATCCTAATATGATTTTATCTAAAAACATAAATCGTTGGCCAAGTGGTATTAGCTTTACCATCTTAGAAGACCAAGAATCAACGCGCCATCTAATACTGCCGCACAAAAAAGCTCAATTTGCTTCGTGGACAAGAGAGCAATTAATGGATACCGCAATGTATGAATCAGAGGCAGATATGAGCCTTTGTGACGTGATACCGGCAGTTGTCTTAATTGAGGCTTGGTTTAACCCAACATTTAAGTCATCATTACTGTCAAATGCAAATAGCGCATTATCTAGCTTGGGAATCAATACAGGAGGTTATACTTATCAAGTAACCGAAAACACGTCAACAAATTATCATTTAGTCTTACCTAAAAGTCCGTCCGATGGAAACAGTACAAGCTAG
- a CDS encoding 3-hydroxyanthranilate 3,4-dioxygenase codes for MALTAFNLKQWIDENRHKLKPPVGNEQIWKEVHPEFMVMVVGGPNARKDFHVEDGEELFYQLEGDIVVRVVEDGVIRDIEIKEGDIFLLPPRVPHSPQRKANTVGLVVERRRREGEQDGLQWYCEQCNAKLHEAFFPLTDITTQLKPVMEAFWANEELRTCKHCGTVMQPPVMPA; via the coding sequence ATGGCACTTACCGCATTCAACCTGAAGCAATGGATTGACGAAAATCGCCACAAACTGAAGCCACCCGTTGGCAACGAACAGATATGGAAGGAGGTCCACCCGGAGTTCATGGTGATGGTGGTTGGCGGACCGAACGCACGGAAAGATTTCCACGTTGAGGATGGGGAAGAGCTGTTCTACCAGTTGGAAGGGGACATCGTTGTGCGGGTGGTGGAAGATGGAGTGATTCGCGACATCGAGATAAAAGAAGGAGATATTTTCTTGCTGCCGCCGCGGGTTCCGCACTCGCCGCAACGCAAAGCCAACACCGTTGGGCTGGTGGTTGAGCGCCGCCGCCGCGAAGGGGAGCAGGATGGTTTGCAATGGTACTGCGAGCAGTGCAACGCCAAGCTCCACGAAGCATTCTTCCCCCTAACCGATATCACCACACAACTGAAACCGGTGATGGAAGCCTTTTGGGCAAACGAGGAGTTGCGCACGTGCAAACACTGCGGAACCGTCATGCAGCCGCCGGTGATGCCGGCGTAA